A single region of the Salvia miltiorrhiza cultivar Shanhuang (shh) chromosome 8, IMPLAD_Smil_shh, whole genome shotgun sequence genome encodes:
- the LOC130997344 gene encoding auxin response factor 18-like → MAHADGLIRGGSHERGVGSNDLYTELWKACAGPLVDVPCVRERVYYFPQGHMEQLEASTNQELNQQIPHFNLPPKILCRVVHIQLKAEPETDEVYAQITLQPEPDQSEPTSPDPSPPDLPKPAVQSFCKILTASDTSTHGGFSVLRKHANECLPPLDMTQPTPTQDLAAKDLHGYEWRFKHIFRGQPRRHLLTTGWSTFVTSKRLVAGDCFVFLRGDNGELRVGIRHLARHQSSMPPSVISSQSMHLGVLATASHAITTQTLFVVYYKPRTSQFIIGLNKYLEAMKHGFSVGMRFKMRFEGEDSPERRFTGTIVGFGDFSSQWTKSAWRSLKVQWDEPATIMRPDRVSPWEIEPFVASASVDASLPAMKMKRPRPLDLPLTETITASAASPIWYPKSTTSLELSHLTSTNDVQSSDKQLFWPPKPKEHHLPSSAPHSGGAWPSLSNVNGSLSLFRESTEENKNVLLQSAVPNYHSPVSSRTSNCLDHIKKSETAPACRLFGFDLRNNANKLPHPLEKEAPLARPSTILGCDSLPKRPETDEKKGVDVLASSKERKDAQVEAPPNDTQGQQGFVLSSRTRIKVQMQGIAVGRGVDLSAFHGYDDLIEEMESMFDIKGELRARNKWEVVYTDNEGDMMLVGDDPWQEFCKMAKKICIYSSDEVKKMSPRCKLPISPIDGEATVLSSESQPKSEA, encoded by the exons ATGGCGCATGCTGATGGCCTGATAAGAGGAGGCTCTCATGAAAGAG GTGTGGGGAGTAATGATCTGTACACAGAACTATGGAAGGCATGTGCAGGGCCTTTGGTGGATGTTCCTTGTGTCCGAGAAAGAGTTTACTACTTTCCTCAAGGTCACATGGAACAA TTAGAGGCATCAACAAATCAGGAACTGAATCAACAAATCCCTCACTTCAATCTCCCTCCGAAGATCCTTTGTCGTGTTGTTCACATTCAGTTGAAG GCTGAACCAGAAACAGATGAAGTTTATGCACAGATCACTTTACAACCAGAACCAGAT CAAAGTGAGCCTACGAGCCCAGATCCTTCCCCACCTGATCTGCCAAAGCCGGCTGTTCAATCTTTTTGTAAGATTTTGACAGCATCTGATACAAGCACTCATGGGGGTTTCTCTGTCCTTCGGAAGCATGCCAACGAGTGCCTCCCTCCATTA GATATGACCCAGCCAACCCCAACCCAGGATTTGGCTGCCAAAGATCTGCACGGGTATGAGTGGCGTTTCAAGCACATATTCAGAG GTCAACCGAGGAGACACTTACTTACAACTGGTTGGAGTACGTTTGTCACCTCAAAGAGATTGGTCGCTGGtgattgttttgttttcttgag GGGCGATAATGGGGAGTTGCGAGTAGGGATACGCCACCTTGCTCGACATCAGAGCTCTATGCCACCCTCTGTCATTTCCAGCCAAAGCATGCATCTTGGTGTGCTTGCAACTGCATCACATGCTATTACAACGCAAACCTTATTCGTGGTGTACTACAAGCCACG GACGAGTCAGTTTATTATCGGGCTGAATAAGTACCTAGAGGCTATGAAACATGGATTCTCGGTTGGCATGCGTTTCAAAATGAGATTTGAAGGAGAAGATTCACCTGAAAGAAG GTTCACGGGCACTATAGTTGGATTTGGAGACTTCTCTTCACAGTGGACTAAATCTGCGTGGCGTTCGCTCAAG GTGCAGTGGGACGAACCAGCAACTATAATGCGGCCAGACAGAGTCTCACCATGGGAGATTGAGCCCTTTGTAGCTTCGGCTTCTGTTGATGCATCGCTGCCAGCTATGAAAATGAAAAGGCCTCGACCTCTTGATCTACCTCTTACCG AAACTATTACTGCTTCTGCGGCATCTCCTATTTGGTATCCAAAATCAACCACGTCCCTCGAATTGAGCCACCTAACTAGCACTAACGACGTTCAGAGCAGTGATAAACAACTTTTCTGGCCTCCTAAACCGAAAGAGCACCATCTCCCAAGTTCTGCACCACATTCTGGTGGAGCATGGCCGTCTCTATCGAATGTGAATGGTTCTCTGAGCTTGTTTCGAGAATCAACAGAGGAAAACAAAAACGTTTTGTTACAATCTGCTGTTCCTAATTATCACTCTCCTGTCTCATCAAGGACAAGTAATTGTCTAGACCATATAAAAAAGTCAGAAACTGCCCCTGCATGCCGTTTATTTGGCTTTGATTTGAGGAACAACGCGAACAAACTCCCTCATCCGTTGGAAAAGGAAGCACCTTTAGCTCGTCCAAGCACTATTCTGGGCTGTGACTCACTGCCTAAGAGGCCTGAAACTGACGAGAAAAAAGGTGTGGACGTTTTGGCTTCATCAAAGGAAAGAAAGGATGCTCAAGTGGAGGCCCCTCCGAATGATACTCAGGGACAACAGGGTTTTGTTTTGTCTTCAAGAACTCGGATCAAG GTTCAAATGCAAGGGATTGCTGTTGGGCGTGGCGTGGACTTGTCTGCTTTTCATGGCTATGATGATCTTATCGAGGAAATGGAGAGTATGTTTGATATAAAGGGAGAGCTTCGCGCTCGCAACAAATGGGAGGTGGTTTACACCGACAACGAGGGAGACATGATGCTCGTGGGAGACGACCCTTGGCA GGAGTTCTGTAAGATGGCTAAGAAGATTTGCATCTATTCTAGCGATGAAGTGAAGAAGATGAGCCCGAGATGCAAGCTTCCTATATCGCCCATAGACGGCGAAGCCACAGTCTTGAGCTCAGAATCACAACCTAAGTCAGAAGCATGA
- the LOC130997345 gene encoding uncharacterized protein LOC130997345 isoform X2, with product MSTSRGLLGFGRQSGVNAPEATADTSDGSGTHISGTPETPNASSSSRARRPRGPTAAAIREREVKAPDGRTVFQRHPETGVLLEPTGLSKACTCTFKMFENTGGYTWKLTPPAMKDKFFDELQKEFTWKPEDEHDVRIMWETKARKRYSDMMSDYKSTLKQCISQGREMSRPVWMTPDFWTGLRDYWHQPEVEAVSTRARANRMSEPDGEGTGISRHVGGSQSTRILQQYMSLDPGTPQDAPNYATFLRLHTYADGSYTSERDARIDAEVHRLAAATGRQERLDEVYLEVVQIDRSRIYGVGSAGQSQASRGSIRSTGTSAVSQQLYETRISTLEERLAAEQAQRQQIEERMAAEQAERQQMQDRVAQLEAFMMMYKAPPPPHPDADDDDDDDA from the exons atgtctacctctcgaggtttgttgggatttgggaggcaatctggcgttaatgcgccagaagctacagcagatacatctgatgggtctgggacgcatatttctgggactcccgagactcccaatgcttctagtagttcacgggctagaaggcctaggggccctacagctgccgctatcagagagagagaggttaaggcacctgatgggaggacggtatttcagaggcatcctGAGACTGG tgttttgttggagcccactggcctgtccaaagcttgcacgtgcacatttaagatgtttgaaaacacaggcgggtacacatggaagttgacgcccccggcgatgaaggataaattttttgatgaattacag aaagagtttacgTGGAAGCCCGAGGATGAACATGACGTGAGGATCATGTGGGAGACAaaagcccgcaaaaggtactccgacatgatgagcgactacaagtcaactctcaagcagtgtatcagccaagggagagagatgtctaggcccgtctggatgactcccgatttctggactggactccgggattactggcatcagcccgaggttgaggctgtttcaaCTCGAGCtcgtgccaaccggatgtccgagcccgatggggagggtacagggatcagtaggcacgtgggcgggtcccagtcgactcgtatcctgcagcagtatatg agcttggatcctggtactccccaggatgcaccgaactatgccaccttcctccgcctccacacgtacgccgacggaagttatacgtcggagagagatgctagaattgac gccgaggttcatcgactggccgctgccacaggacgacaggagcggctagacgaggtgtatttggaggtggtgcaaattgataggtcacggatctacggcgtcgggagtgccgggcagagtcaggctagtagggggtctatccgcagcacgggcacttctgcggtgtctcagcagctttatgagacacggatctccacgctggaggagcgattggcggcagagcaagcacaacgccaacagatagaggagcgcatggcggcagagcaagcagaacgccaacagatgcaggaccgcgtggctcaattggaggcgtttatgatGATGTATAAGGCTCCGCCACCTCCACaccctgatgccgatgatgatgatgatgatgatgcttag
- the LOC130997345 gene encoding uncharacterized protein LOC130997345 isoform X1 — protein MMIVVMLMNKCIMSTSRGLLGFGRQSGVNAPEATADTSDGSGTHISGTPETPNASSSSRARRPRGPTAAAIREREVKAPDGRTVFQRHPETGVLLEPTGLSKACTCTFKMFENTGGYTWKLTPPAMKDKFFDELQKEFTWKPEDEHDVRIMWETKARKRYSDMMSDYKSTLKQCISQGREMSRPVWMTPDFWTGLRDYWHQPEVEAVSTRARANRMSEPDGEGTGISRHVGGSQSTRILQQYMSLDPGTPQDAPNYATFLRLHTYADGSYTSERDARIDAEVHRLAAATGRQERLDEVYLEVVQIDRSRIYGVGSAGQSQASRGSIRSTGTSAVSQQLYETRISTLEERLAAEQAQRQQIEERMAAEQAERQQMQDRVAQLEAFMMMYKAPPPPHPDADDDDDDDA, from the exons atgatgatagtagtgatgcttatgaataaat gcatcatgtctacctctcgaggtttgttgggatttgggaggcaatctggcgttaatgcgccagaagctacagcagatacatctgatgggtctgggacgcatatttctgggactcccgagactcccaatgcttctagtagttcacgggctagaaggcctaggggccctacagctgccgctatcagagagagagaggttaaggcacctgatgggaggacggtatttcagaggcatcctGAGACTGG tgttttgttggagcccactggcctgtccaaagcttgcacgtgcacatttaagatgtttgaaaacacaggcgggtacacatggaagttgacgcccccggcgatgaaggataaattttttgatgaattacag aaagagtttacgTGGAAGCCCGAGGATGAACATGACGTGAGGATCATGTGGGAGACAaaagcccgcaaaaggtactccgacatgatgagcgactacaagtcaactctcaagcagtgtatcagccaagggagagagatgtctaggcccgtctggatgactcccgatttctggactggactccgggattactggcatcagcccgaggttgaggctgtttcaaCTCGAGCtcgtgccaaccggatgtccgagcccgatggggagggtacagggatcagtaggcacgtgggcgggtcccagtcgactcgtatcctgcagcagtatatg agcttggatcctggtactccccaggatgcaccgaactatgccaccttcctccgcctccacacgtacgccgacggaagttatacgtcggagagagatgctagaattgac gccgaggttcatcgactggccgctgccacaggacgacaggagcggctagacgaggtgtatttggaggtggtgcaaattgataggtcacggatctacggcgtcgggagtgccgggcagagtcaggctagtagggggtctatccgcagcacgggcacttctgcggtgtctcagcagctttatgagacacggatctccacgctggaggagcgattggcggcagagcaagcacaacgccaacagatagaggagcgcatggcggcagagcaagcagaacgccaacagatgcaggaccgcgtggctcaattggaggcgtttatgatGATGTATAAGGCTCCGCCACCTCCACaccctgatgccgatgatgatgatgatgatgatgcttag